In one window of Bdellovibrio bacteriovorus W DNA:
- a CDS encoding hypothetical protein (COG1196 Chromosome segregation ATPases) has product MSRSNLWAILGIILCGFIAWYYQSRTNKENLELKTAIQQESATTATPQANTSNQSGRTPNSAGATSVGTRAEIQNEIQDVTQRMNEARMAMDEKRQRLEALMSQRSTEPPSLENPQETENVDLDTEHDVAQIQQLNDRINDLNAEESSLMATGDSAGIEGTQATMAARDQIDNQIRLLDDAIKETELQIQEWQNNNGYVNEREENLSRLQNQLESQNQEMDDLRNQRGNLFNETLQNTQAGQSAKEQRLSDITNNKQSLYQEIERLRTQVSQRQSNTYEDHLTRLGNEDEIMILRESYEEDRRDYQTLEEEKKKLESELLAL; this is encoded by the coding sequence ATGTCACGTTCAAATCTATGGGCAATTCTGGGGATCATTCTGTGCGGTTTTATCGCTTGGTACTATCAATCGAGAACGAATAAGGAAAACCTAGAGCTCAAAACTGCTATCCAACAAGAAAGTGCCACAACAGCCACACCTCAAGCGAACACATCCAATCAGAGTGGGCGCACTCCCAACTCCGCGGGAGCTACTTCTGTGGGGACACGTGCTGAGATTCAAAATGAAATCCAAGACGTCACGCAGCGAATGAATGAAGCCCGCATGGCCATGGATGAAAAACGACAAAGACTTGAGGCGCTCATGTCCCAGAGAAGCACTGAACCTCCGTCCTTGGAAAACCCCCAAGAAACTGAAAATGTCGATTTAGATACGGAACACGATGTTGCTCAAATTCAGCAACTTAACGATCGGATCAATGATCTCAATGCCGAAGAGAGCTCTTTGATGGCGACGGGGGATAGTGCGGGGATTGAAGGCACTCAAGCCACGATGGCAGCACGAGATCAAATCGATAATCAAATCCGTCTTTTGGATGATGCGATTAAAGAAACAGAATTACAAATTCAGGAGTGGCAAAACAACAATGGCTACGTCAATGAACGCGAAGAGAATCTTTCGCGACTTCAAAACCAGTTAGAGAGTCAAAACCAAGAAATGGACGACTTACGAAATCAACGGGGAAATCTATTTAACGAGACTTTGCAAAACACTCAAGCAGGGCAGAGTGCAAAAGAACAACGTCTTTCGGATATCACCAATAACAAACAAAGTCTTTATCAAGAAATTGAACGTCTAAGAACTCAAGTGAGTCAGCGCCAATCAAATACCTACGAAGATCATCTCACTCGTTTAGGGAATGAAGATGAAATTATGATTTTAAGAGAGTCCTACGAAGAAGATCGTAGGGATTATCAGACACTCGAAGAAGAAAAGAAGAAGTTA
- a CDS encoding helicase/SNF2 family protein (COG0703 Shikimate kinase), which produces MFSSPLNLQLISQLRDPKDRVPLSETRVFEEGEVVLETGCFVGYDLKESPAGALRLKIFFSIPNSDNLVTVQVNEKDPGGDLSFICGHCGDEKLEDGCSYLWASYSLLVKLLTRGDEEGLSGNYLKLYHDLEEPLFTSKARAQQVRGGIPKGTVLESVSLVLDDLSFMGGDLLGTHFNFSLEKYRPQDLANERDSLSPHLWNMPEVFRRKLSAYSGHYLHEVNEQNRLAGMLRYNFSNGMQISAKEILRHPIYKYVDKELLPEAWVHRDPFQKWPLTQQKEHLFVSQTLREVEDIMQSLFATVFAKVNTGALKLYVQSSQFGTQGLEIKKIDFDVDEEFYWRVDFHEKNELLSEFQLLSRHQTDCLFFDSFALDKKTNTLWVHAWQQEWKFINESLKKLGAPEGLFLSSFGRPSFDLSGEAETKNLLRRLRNRRFSVELTGKEVTLSPSESLTEIHLQQDASFFIQHNARVLGQKDLLRKGWTPKSVLFLKILSDGLPALFHMEPKELAARARTKREWDLKILKHLGVVQYLFFETLNYHFDGQLSDGAKPEPDEILNFLHERIQALLVSGSGLVLAKEQTLSQLCSRSVLVYFEEFVEKTLETLKESESFYSESGEITLDGIVEREFHLIYEILKKMAVSSGGELFKKARTPLLTKIWTGNKEKDPFLTEGSFFLPKGSKDVAAIHETLETFQVLIPFGFKLFYKGQPLQELTEDEFQVDFSIQSEHDDRDFNWFELNPRFFLRGQEVQPGELSNFGSGGVIEYEGKLFLVPRKQMPSLRRLENFWQKLQKGEKTQSRKNSAEKIFQLPYHQVLELLALRASGYKVRGDAEWQSLCEFYDNIGTEKTQVHVPDTVTADLKNYQRTGVQWLMDLFRLKLGALLADDMGLGKTLQTLAFLDTLREQKELGQVLVVVPSSLIFNWQQEVEKFTPKIPLTVFTSKDIDRVGKRLEAKEDLVVITTYGLLMENEEFLSQYRWQVLIFDEAQNLKNITTKRTSSARALAARFKICLTGTPMENHYGEFYSLIDLIVPGSLGKVDEFRRKFVNTEIVTREEIDDLKLKIKPLLLRRTKKEILDQLPEKQETKVSIAFEERQMEIYRDIALSYNERVQESLMTQGEASVQLQMLTALLRLRQACSDPSALPNVKYDRVPPKLEALRDSLTEIVSAGESALVFTQFLQTLERTASMLKAEGIPVFVLHGGIPTKQRQKILSDFNQTAGGAVLVMTLKTGGVGLNLTKASYVFHLEPWWNPSVENQATDRAHRLGQSKAVQVFRYIMHESLEEKIELLKTRKDKKFQTLFAQSESEADLSNSGNALSKEDFDFLLGIKK; this is translated from the coding sequence GTGTTTTCATCGCCGCTCAATTTACAGTTAATTTCGCAACTCCGTGACCCCAAAGATCGTGTACCTTTGAGTGAAACTCGTGTCTTTGAAGAAGGCGAGGTTGTCCTCGAAACTGGTTGTTTTGTTGGATATGACCTTAAGGAATCTCCGGCAGGAGCTTTGCGACTTAAGATATTCTTTTCGATTCCAAACTCAGACAATCTTGTGACAGTTCAGGTGAATGAAAAAGATCCGGGTGGGGATTTGAGTTTTATCTGTGGTCATTGCGGTGATGAAAAACTTGAAGACGGTTGCTCTTATCTTTGGGCTTCCTACTCTTTACTCGTCAAACTTCTAACTCGTGGAGATGAAGAAGGACTTTCGGGGAACTACCTAAAGCTCTATCATGATTTAGAAGAGCCTCTTTTTACGAGTAAGGCCCGTGCGCAACAAGTGCGTGGGGGAATTCCCAAGGGCACAGTTTTAGAATCTGTATCCTTAGTGCTAGATGATTTGTCTTTCATGGGCGGAGATCTTTTAGGGACTCATTTTAATTTCTCTTTAGAAAAGTATCGTCCTCAAGATTTGGCAAATGAAAGAGATTCCTTATCGCCCCATCTGTGGAATATGCCAGAAGTTTTCAGAAGAAAGCTATCGGCTTATTCTGGTCACTATCTGCATGAGGTGAATGAGCAAAATCGCCTTGCTGGGATGCTTCGTTATAATTTTTCAAATGGCATGCAGATCTCTGCAAAAGAAATTTTACGTCATCCGATTTATAAATACGTGGATAAGGAACTTTTGCCTGAGGCTTGGGTGCATCGAGATCCATTTCAAAAATGGCCATTAACTCAGCAAAAAGAGCATCTATTCGTTTCTCAAACTTTGCGTGAAGTTGAAGACATCATGCAAAGCCTTTTTGCGACGGTCTTTGCGAAAGTGAACACGGGCGCCTTAAAACTTTACGTACAGAGTTCTCAGTTTGGCACCCAGGGTTTGGAAATTAAAAAAATTGATTTTGATGTGGATGAAGAATTCTATTGGCGAGTCGACTTTCATGAAAAGAATGAACTTCTTTCTGAGTTTCAACTCTTATCTCGTCATCAAACGGATTGCTTGTTTTTTGATTCCTTTGCCTTAGATAAAAAAACGAACACTCTTTGGGTGCACGCTTGGCAGCAAGAGTGGAAGTTTATTAATGAGTCTTTAAAAAAATTAGGCGCGCCTGAAGGGTTATTCCTTTCAAGTTTTGGACGTCCAAGCTTTGATCTCTCGGGCGAGGCTGAGACGAAGAATCTTTTGCGCAGATTGCGTAATCGCAGATTCTCTGTTGAGCTTACGGGCAAAGAGGTGACTCTTAGTCCTTCCGAGAGCTTAACCGAAATCCATCTCCAGCAAGATGCTTCGTTCTTTATTCAGCACAATGCAAGAGTTCTCGGGCAGAAAGATCTTCTGCGCAAGGGGTGGACTCCGAAGTCCGTTTTGTTTTTAAAAATTCTTTCTGATGGATTACCAGCTCTTTTTCACATGGAGCCGAAAGAACTGGCGGCAAGGGCTCGCACGAAGCGTGAATGGGACTTGAAAATCCTTAAGCATCTTGGCGTGGTTCAGTATTTATTCTTTGAAACTTTGAACTATCACTTTGACGGTCAATTATCTGACGGGGCAAAACCCGAACCTGATGAGATTTTGAATTTCCTTCACGAGCGCATCCAAGCACTCCTAGTGTCGGGATCTGGATTGGTTTTGGCGAAGGAGCAAACTCTTTCTCAGCTCTGTTCTCGATCTGTGCTAGTGTACTTTGAAGAGTTCGTTGAGAAAACTCTTGAGACTCTCAAAGAGAGTGAATCCTTTTACTCCGAGTCAGGAGAGATCACTCTTGATGGAATCGTAGAGAGAGAGTTTCATTTAATTTACGAAATTCTTAAAAAGATGGCCGTGTCTTCTGGGGGCGAACTCTTTAAGAAGGCTCGCACTCCTTTACTGACAAAAATTTGGACTGGGAATAAAGAAAAAGATCCTTTCTTGACAGAGGGTTCCTTCTTTTTACCAAAGGGCAGTAAAGACGTCGCGGCTATTCACGAAACCCTTGAGACCTTTCAAGTTCTAATTCCTTTTGGATTTAAGCTTTTCTATAAAGGTCAGCCTTTGCAAGAATTGACGGAAGATGAGTTCCAAGTTGATTTTAGCATTCAAAGTGAGCATGACGATCGCGACTTTAACTGGTTTGAGTTGAACCCTAGGTTCTTCTTGCGTGGGCAGGAAGTCCAACCTGGGGAACTTTCAAACTTTGGCAGTGGTGGTGTCATTGAGTACGAAGGAAAGCTTTTCCTTGTGCCTCGCAAACAGATGCCATCGCTAAGACGTTTGGAAAACTTTTGGCAGAAGCTACAAAAAGGGGAGAAGACTCAATCTCGTAAGAACTCGGCAGAGAAGATCTTTCAACTTCCATATCATCAGGTATTGGAATTATTAGCGCTTAGAGCTTCGGGTTATAAAGTGCGCGGAGATGCCGAGTGGCAAAGTCTTTGCGAATTTTATGACAATATCGGTACCGAGAAAACGCAAGTTCACGTACCAGACACAGTGACGGCTGATTTGAAAAACTATCAGCGTACGGGTGTACAGTGGTTGATGGATCTTTTCCGTCTTAAACTCGGTGCCTTGCTTGCTGATGATATGGGGCTTGGAAAGACTCTGCAAACGCTCGCCTTCTTAGATACTTTAAGAGAGCAAAAAGAACTGGGACAAGTTCTTGTCGTGGTTCCGTCGTCCTTGATCTTTAACTGGCAACAAGAGGTAGAGAAGTTTACACCAAAAATTCCACTGACGGTCTTTACGAGTAAAGATATTGATCGTGTTGGTAAACGCCTCGAAGCTAAAGAAGATCTGGTTGTGATTACGACCTATGGTCTTTTGATGGAAAACGAAGAGTTTCTATCTCAGTATCGTTGGCAAGTTTTGATTTTTGACGAAGCTCAGAATCTAAAAAACATCACAACGAAGCGAACTAGTTCCGCGAGAGCGCTGGCGGCGCGCTTTAAGATCTGTCTGACGGGAACACCGATGGAGAATCATTACGGAGAGTTTTACTCTTTGATTGATCTTATCGTGCCAGGAAGTCTTGGCAAGGTGGATGAGTTCCGTAGAAAGTTTGTGAACACTGAAATCGTCACCCGTGAAGAAATTGATGACTTAAAACTAAAAATTAAGCCATTGCTCTTGCGTCGTACGAAAAAGGAAATCTTAGATCAATTGCCAGAAAAGCAAGAAACTAAGGTCAGTATTGCATTTGAAGAACGCCAGATGGAAATCTATCGCGACATTGCTCTGTCTTATAACGAAAGAGTTCAAGAAAGTCTTATGACTCAAGGAGAGGCGAGTGTGCAGTTACAAATGCTAACGGCTCTTCTACGCTTAAGACAGGCTTGTTCGGACCCATCAGCGCTTCCAAATGTGAAGTATGATCGAGTGCCGCCAAAGCTTGAAGCACTCAGAGATTCTCTCACTGAAATCGTTTCGGCAGGTGAAAGTGCTCTTGTGTTTACTCAGTTCCTTCAGACACTCGAGCGCACAGCATCTATGCTCAAGGCGGAGGGGATTCCAGTCTTTGTTCTGCATGGGGGAATTCCCACGAAGCAGAGACAGAAGATCCTTTCAGACTTCAATCAAACAGCAGGTGGAGCGGTGCTTGTAATGACTCTTAAAACGGGGGGCGTGGGTTTAAACTTAACCAAAGCTTCTTATGTCTTCCACTTAGAGCCATGGTGGAATCCATCTGTAGAGAATCAAGCCACTGACAGGGCCCATCGCCTAGGACAAAGTAAAGCTGTTCAGGTATTTAGATATATTATGCATGAGTCTTTAGAAGAAAAAATCGAACTTCTAAAAACTCGTAAGGATAAAAAGTTCCAAACTCTATTTGCTCAATCTGAATCAGAAGCAGATCTATCCAATAGTGGAAATGCTCTGAGTAAAGAGGACTTTGATTTCTTATTGGGAATCAAAAAGTAA
- a CDS encoding RNA-binding S1 domain-containing protein (COG2996 Uncharacterized protein conserved in bacteria) yields the protein MIHLGKFNTLTIARKSEFGIYLADDEQKEVLLPRRFVPDTFELGDQLSVFVYLDSENRLTATTQKPVAQVGEFASFKVVSNESAGAFFGLGFGKRSLPSFF from the coding sequence ATGATACATTTAGGAAAATTCAACACTCTGACCATCGCTCGCAAATCGGAGTTTGGCATTTACCTTGCCGACGACGAACAAAAAGAAGTTCTTCTTCCCCGTCGCTTTGTTCCTGATACTTTTGAGCTCGGAGATCAACTCTCTGTCTTTGTATATCTAGACTCTGAAAATCGCCTTACAGCAACGACACAAAAACCCGTAGCTCAAGTCGGAGAATTTGCTAGCTTCAAAGTGGTCTCGAATGAAAGTGCAGGAGCCTTTTTTGGATTGGGGTTTGGCAAAAGATCTCTTCCTTCCTTTTTCTGA
- a CDS encoding GTPase (COG2262 GTPases) has product MNVIINEKPQKAFLVAVQLPRVSDAEIQSSLKELSRLVTTLGYEVIGQTSQRRSSERGGTVLGDGKLKEVASWTGGTGVVGPLVVKKKHKAALKFKKNQEDEEDELLEADDLDADLDYSVQEEDPEEIGVTAPKKELAEVLVVDCELSPSQIRNLESATGAKVLDRTGVIIEIFSRHARTKAAKLQVEIARLKYIAPRLRETLGGEDRQGGGTGSKGLGETSIELDRRKIRDRIKELRDELRSIANEHTVRRSRREQEITVALVGYTNAGKSSLMRSLTGSDVYIADKLFATLDTTIRIMQPESKPKILISDTVGFIKKLPHDLVASFKSTLDEALNASLLLYIVDCADPTFRSQLQVTKKVLAEVGAQDIESKLILNKIDKLSEEERQLLSDEFPDAIQMCSLKKEDVIDLREKLIKHFESSMTDQEIFIPYDVQGAIGDIRGKLKVLSEEYTDRGLMLKVRGDDDDILKIKKKFGL; this is encoded by the coding sequence ATGAATGTGATTATTAACGAAAAACCTCAAAAAGCATTTCTTGTCGCGGTTCAACTTCCTCGTGTCAGTGATGCTGAAATTCAATCTTCACTAAAAGAACTTTCTCGTTTGGTGACCACCCTTGGTTATGAAGTCATTGGCCAAACCTCACAAAGAAGATCTTCAGAGCGTGGTGGCACGGTTTTAGGTGACGGAAAACTTAAAGAAGTCGCAAGCTGGACCGGTGGTACTGGAGTTGTAGGTCCCCTGGTTGTTAAGAAGAAGCACAAAGCAGCTTTAAAGTTTAAGAAAAATCAAGAAGACGAAGAGGATGAGCTTTTAGAAGCCGATGATCTGGATGCTGATCTTGATTACTCCGTTCAAGAAGAAGACCCTGAAGAAATTGGAGTGACGGCACCGAAGAAAGAACTTGCAGAGGTTCTTGTCGTAGACTGCGAACTTTCACCTTCACAGATTCGCAATCTTGAAAGCGCTACTGGTGCTAAGGTTTTAGATCGCACCGGTGTGATTATTGAAATCTTCTCTCGTCATGCGCGTACGAAGGCCGCAAAACTTCAGGTTGAGATTGCTCGCCTTAAATATATCGCTCCTCGCCTGCGTGAAACTCTTGGCGGTGAAGACCGTCAAGGCGGCGGCACGGGCTCTAAGGGCCTTGGGGAAACAAGTATTGAACTGGATCGCCGTAAGATTCGTGATCGCATTAAAGAACTTCGTGATGAGCTTCGCTCTATCGCCAACGAACACACGGTTCGCCGTTCGCGCCGTGAACAGGAAATCACCGTGGCTTTGGTGGGTTATACCAACGCGGGGAAATCTTCTTTGATGCGCTCGCTTACGGGAAGTGATGTCTATATTGCAGATAAACTCTTTGCGACCTTAGATACTACAATTAGAATCATGCAGCCGGAATCAAAACCGAAAATTTTGATTTCAGATACAGTGGGATTCATTAAAAAACTTCCGCATGACTTAGTGGCTTCGTTTAAATCGACTTTAGATGAGGCCCTTAATGCTTCGCTATTGCTTTATATTGTCGATTGCGCGGACCCTACATTTAGATCTCAGCTCCAGGTCACTAAAAAAGTTCTCGCTGAAGTTGGAGCTCAAGATATTGAGTCCAAGTTGATCTTGAATAAAATCGATAAACTCAGTGAAGAAGAAAGACAGCTGCTTTCAGATGAGTTTCCAGATGCTATTCAAATGTGTTCTTTAAAAAAAGAAGACGTCATTGATCTTCGCGAAAAGCTCATTAAGCATTTCGAAAGCTCTATGACCGATCAAGAGATCTTCATCCCCTATGATGTTCAAGGGGCTATCGGCGATATTCGCGGAAAGCTCAAGGTACTTTCTGAGGAATATACCGACCGGGGCTTGATGCTTAAAGTCCGTGGCGATGATGATGACATTCTAAAAATTAAAAAGAAATTTGGTCTTTAA
- a CDS encoding nucleic acid binding protein (COG2996 Uncharacterized protein conserved in bacteria), whose product MAKDLFLPFSEQTRKLRIGDFVIAYVYVDNTDRLAASMRLDRNLPNSVEGLSENQEVEILVAAKTDLGYKSIIQNNVWGILYFNEVFKDLPLGTKTKAFIKKLRPDGKIDLSLQRIGHQAADDIAPLILQKLKDNKGYLEINDKTSAELIYDLFGVSKKKYKMALGSLYKQRLITVSDDGIRLV is encoded by the coding sequence TTGGCAAAAGATCTCTTCCTTCCTTTTTCTGAGCAGACACGAAAACTACGAATTGGCGACTTTGTTATTGCCTACGTTTACGTCGATAACACGGATCGTTTGGCTGCCTCCATGCGCTTAGATCGCAATCTTCCCAACTCTGTTGAGGGACTGAGTGAGAATCAGGAAGTCGAAATTCTTGTCGCAGCTAAAACTGACCTTGGTTATAAATCGATTATCCAAAACAACGTTTGGGGAATTCTTTATTTTAATGAAGTCTTTAAAGATCTTCCACTTGGAACGAAAACAAAAGCATTCATTAAGAAGCTAAGACCTGATGGTAAGATTGACCTGAGCCTTCAACGCATCGGCCATCAGGCTGCGGATGATATTGCTCCCTTGATTCTACAAAAGCTCAAGGACAATAAAGGTTATCTTGAAATCAACGACAAGACATCGGCAGAGCTAATCTACGACTTATTCGGCGTCAGTAAAAAGAAATACAAAATGGCCTTAGGAAGTCTCTACAAACAACGTCTTATCACCGTCTCTGACGACGGCATCCGACTGGTATAA